CTTTAGAGAAGATACAAGCCCTTCTGGAAGATAATCGTTCTAGCTTGAAAGATTTGAAATGGATGTcgtaatttcttttgttttgattccCTTCATATATGTCAACATGCTTTCCTCTTGTACTATTTTCCTTTCGTTAATCAATAAAGAAGACTTTATTTTCtgttccttcattttttttttcgagacaGAACTTAGCAAAGgatactaagttgcctacgtacccttgagagggatcaagtcatcacgtagttcaaaagattttttttttttttttgggtgcaaaaaggggggcgcagtgtgtaatagtgggtatcaccactGATCGAACCCGAGATGGCCTAAAGGGTGACACGGGCGTCCAACCGCTACACCACACTCGCAATTATTGAATGGAGTGGGATTAATTTCTTCTTATTGGTACACTTTCAAGCCTAGAAGCGTttgaggaacttcccattgatggggccgatccTTGCATTGTCATTGTTGATCAACTTGTGAGCTTGGTTAGTGTTTGCCCCCTACTTGAGAGTTGGAAATACATCATAAGCAACGGTCACATGGTTTGACCCGACAACTTCATTGAAATCtagatcaatcttgttttctttggcaaaAAGGAGGGCTCACGTGTGTAATCCTTGCCCCACGCCCCACAGTATTTCATGGGTACCAATTGTGCaatagtgggtatcaccactAATCGAATCCAAGACCTTCAAGGGCGACATAGGCGTCCAACCACTACGCCACACTCACAAATGGTGCCATAAAGGGgaattagtttttctttacttgtacGCTTTCAAAGGTAATGGGAAGACATCATGTACCCTTGCAGCATTATAGTGGgtagtttaagctcttaccGAGGAGCAATCCTCgattttcaagcatagaagcgtttgaggaacttcccattgatggggccgatccTTACACCATCATTGTCAATCAACTTATAAGCTCCATTGGTGTAGACTTCTTGCACAACATAAGGTCCATCCCATTTTGAAGTGAACTTATTGCCTGTACGATGAGTTGTGATGATAGGTCTTCGAACGGCGAGGACTAAGTCACCAACTTGGAATGATCATGGTTTGACTCTTTTATTGAATGCGCTTGAAAGACGAGCTTGATAGCATTCAAGGCGTTGTTGGGCCTCGAGCCTTTTTTCATCAAGTGCCTCTAATTCTTGCAACCTGAGTTTGGCATTTTCTTCTCCAGTCAATCCTTCTTGAATGGCAATCTGTAATGATGGGATTTGGCATTCTAAAGGAAGGACGGCTTCCACTCTGTAGACAACAGAATATGGTGTTGCTTGAGTGGGCGTTCGAAATGTTGTTTGATATGCCCATAATGCTTCTCCGATTCTTTCATGCCAGTCTCGCTTTGTCTTGGAtaccacttttttcaacaaattgcCAAGTGTTTTGTTAAACACTTCAGCTAGTCCATTTGCCGGGGCATTGTACATGGAGGAgttgtattgtttaaattcaaacttctcACATAGCTCTGTCATCAGCCTATTGTAGAATGGTTTGCCATTATCAGTTATGATATACCGAGGTACACCATATCGATAGATCAAGTGAGTTCGAATGAAATTGACCACcgtttctttcttcacttcccTAAGGGGTACAGCTTCCGCCCATTTCGAAAAGTAGTCAGTTGCGGCCAAGATGTACAAGTGGCCACCGGATGACTTTGGTAATGGCCTTATTGCATCAAGCccccatgcatcaaaaggccAAGAAGCTACAGTTGGGTGTAGAGGTTCTGGCGGTTGATGGATGAAGTTTGCGTGATACTGACAAGCTTCGCACTTCTTAGCGCATTCCATAGAATCTTGCACCATTGTAGGCCAATAGTAACCCATTCGTTTGATCCTATAATGTAACTTAGGACCTGACTGATGTGCGCTGCATATTCCAGAATGAGCCTCTTCTAAGGCTTGTTTAGCCTCCTCCTCTCCTAAGCAACGGAGAAACAATCCATCAAATGAACGGCGGAAGAGAGTGTCTTTATAGTAAATGAATCGAGCAGCCCTCCGCTGAATTTCGGTCTTGTGGCGTTTATCATCCGGGAGTCTTCGATGTTGAAGGTATTCAATGATCACTTGTCGCCAATCTTCTTTTTCGACAAGGCATACAGAAATGATGTTGGCttgctcttcctcttcttcttcaaccacaagAGGTACCACCCACCTTTGGGAAATAGCGACTTTGGTTGTTTCTTGTTGGGATAATGCTAAGGCAGTAGCCAAATTAGCTAAAGCATCGGCCTGTCTATTCTCCTTCCTTGGTATATGCTCCAATGTGATGGCTTCAAAATTTGCTAGCAACTTCTTCGCATATTTGCAATAGGGGATGAGGTCTTCTTTCTTGACATCATATTgctccaagatttggttgatAACTAATTTGGAGTCTCCCAAGATCTCAAGTTGCGATATGCCCATCTCAATAGCCATCTGTAGACCAATGATCAATGCTTGATATTCGGCCACGTTGTTAGAGCAGAGTTCACTTAATGAGAACGAGTAAAGAAGTATATGCCGttgtggagaaacaaacactacACTTGCCCCCGCTCCTTCTTGACGTGCAGCCCTatcaaaaaacatcacccaTGGTGGCATTACTTCAATGTAAAACACATCTTCATCCGGGAAATCATCAGAGAACTCCCAATCAGACGGAACTGGGTGATTAGCTAAGAAATCTACCAATACTTGTCCTTTGACAGCTTTTTGTGGAACATATGCAAGGTCATATTGCTGAAGCAAGACTGCCCATCGAGCTATACGACCCGAAATCACTGGCCTGGAGAGGACATATTTGATTGGGTCTGCCTTTGCTATCAAACGGACCATATATGCTTgcatgtagtgctccagtttgtCTATGGCAAAGAAAAGAGCGAGGCACATCTTTTCAATAGGAGAATAATTTAATTCAGCCCCATTGAGAGTTCGACTTAGATAATAAAGGGCTATTTCTTTcccctctttattttcttgcGCCATAAGAGCACCTAGAGACCTTTCTTGGGCCGCAGTATACAGCACCAAGGGCTTTCCTGGGATAGGAGCACCTAAAACTGGAGGATTAAGTAAGTATGTTTTGatgcgtgcaaaagcattgctGCAAGCCTCATCCCATTCAAAGTGCACATCTTTTTTCATCAATCTATTGAAAGGTTGACATCGACAGGCCAAATTCGAGATAAATCGTCGTATGTAGGCCAATTTTCCCTGCAAGCCTCTAAGTTCTCGCAGATTCTTGGGCTCTGGCATTTTCTGGATAGCTTCAATTTTGGACTGGTCAATTTCAATACCGCGGTGCCTCACAATGAAACCAAGAAATTTTTCAGATGTTACGCCAAAAGCGCATTTGCGGGGGTTCATCTTAAGCTGATACTTTCTCAAGCGGGTGAACATGGATCGTAGATCTACCAGATGGtcttccctcctttttgttttaaccaCCAAATCATCGACATAACACTCCACGTATTTATGAAGTACATTAGCAAAGATCTTCTGCATGGCCCGTTGATAAGTAGCACCAGCATTCTTtagtccaaaaggcatcactttgtaacagtAAATTCCCTTAGGGGTACGGAAAGCTGTAAGCTGCTCATCCTTAGGATTCATTCGAATTTGGTTGTAACCCGAAGATCCATCCATGAAAGATAAAGCTTCATGACCGGTAGTGGCATCAACCATGACCTCAGTGATGGGTAATGGAAAATCATCCTTGGGACATGCATTGTTCAAATCACGGAAGTCAACGCACACTCGGATttgtccattcttctttttgacaGGGACTATGTTAGCGATCCATTCTGGGTATTGTACTTCACGAATGAAGCCTGTTTCAATGAGCTTATTGACCTCGGTTTCTATTTGAGGGATAAGCTCTGGCCGAAAGCGTCTTTGAGCTTGTTTGACTGGGCGCACGCCCTTCTTTACTGCCAAGTGGTGTAGAGCAATACTCGGATTGAGCCCAGGCATTTCCTTGTAAGTCCAAGTGAACACATCTTTGTACTCTACTAGGAGCTTGAggtatccttcttcttcttcaggggTAAGAAGCGCACTGATGAAAGTTGGCCGGGGTTCTTCAACAGTTCCTAAATTGATCTTTTTAAGTTCATCAACTATAgcttgtcctccatcttccaagGCTGGAGGAGCTTCATTGACCTCTTCATTGGTTGCTTCAGCATCTGACAGTGTACCCTCTTCTATTGTAATATGAAACGAGGATGATAcctcttcaatttcctcatTATGGACGGGTGACTGACTTGTATGTACAATCGTTCGTCTTTTGACTTTGAGCGATCCTTCAGTGTTGATCTCCAAGGTAAAGTTACGTTTCATACGTGAAGGAATGCTACTGCGGATCTCATCATTGGCTTTTTTCTCCCCTTGAACGTCAAAGTTTATTGAACTTtgagaatgactatcaataggcCTTTTCGTTGCCCCCAGTCGATCAAAGACTGATTTACAAGCAAGAGTGTCCCGATTTGGTGTTAAACAAGTTGTATTTAACCTGTCGAACACTGTGATTCGTGATGACGAGGCCTTGATGCGATCAAACACTGAGACACGGGGTGAAGAatggtcttttctttgatttgaacttTCGCCGACCTCCACCGTTATGTATTGAGAACTCGAAGGAttgcttcttttcttgatccatATCTGAGCTGGTTGTTCAGGAGTATAACCTAATCCGGTCTTTGGGATAGGAATTTTATGCCCTTCAAGCCgcattttcctttgtgttttgCTAAGGCCATGCATCTTTTCTCCGGTGGCTTTTGGAATTAGCTTCCCTAAGTCTTCTTGTTTTGAGAAATCGTAGCCTGCTTTGGCTAACAGCTTATATGCCTTTGGGTCAAACCATTCTTTCGTCCACTCACTTGGTAGAATACCATGCTCTATCGGACTTTGCGAAGACCTCACGAATCCATTTAACGGCTTCGAGGGCAAAGGATTTGTGGATGAAGTTAAAGGCATGACATGATTTTCTTTCAATATGGCTACATCCTCCATCGTGAGCTTTGCAGGTCTCCCCATGTCTTTTGTAGGTTGAAGGCATTCCGTGAATGGTGATTGTCCATTCTTGCGATGTGATAATGGTATATACCGGAGGAATGGTTCTGGACCTTTCTTTGGGGAAGAGATGTCCTTTTTGGCGATGAATTTAACATGCTCCTTTTCATCTTGTTTACCTTTCATAGACGGGATCTTAACTGGAAGAACCTCGCTAGAAATGTCttcttttgcataaaattttgcaTCAGCAAAATGAGCTTCAGTTtctgcaaaaggctttaaatcgGCATCGaccttttttattccattttgaaagAACTTGAAGCATTGATGCAAGGTTGATGGCACTATTCCATTTTCATGGATCCAAGGACGTCCTAACAACATGTTGTAGGTCGTCTTAGCGTCAATGACGTGGAACAAGTCGTTGCTTTTCAATTCTCCAATGGATAATTCTAGGTGGATTAGGCCGATTGCACGTTGTCCTCCTTGATTAAAACCTTGGATGACCAAACGACTGTGTGATAATTCTTCCATAATAAAACCCAGTCGTTTCATGGTCATTTTTGGAAGTATGTTAACGGCTGAACCTCCATCAACAAGGATACGCTCGATCCTTTGTTTACGAGCATAACCAGAGACATAGAGTGGGCGATTGTGGGGCTTAGAGCCTAACAATAGATCCTCATCAGTGAAAGTCAAGTCTGGAGAGCATGCGTAACATCCCTGTGTTTGTTGAAGCGTATTGGTATGAGGGGCGTATATCTCTGGCTCCTCAAGAGCTTGGGTGAGCACTTCTTTTGGTGATGTGGAGGATTGCAAGGGTTCAACTTCGTCGACCTGAGATTGGAGTTCCTCCAAAGATGACAAGGTCTCTTTTGGATCATCATGGTCAACGTCCTCCTTTTCGTCCTGGATTTCGCAACGAGAAACTGTGTGGACGGCCTCAGCTGAgttattttgaaagaattttctgGGGAAGAATTCTTCCAATGTGATGAGCTTTCGAGATTTTCGGGTTTGTGCTGAATCTTCATATACTTTTGTTCCCAGTCTCCTTTGCCTCTTATCACTCATTCTTTTTGACCAAGGCTGAATCTGGTTTTGTGCTCTTTTGGACTCTTGGGTGATCAAATGAAGAGGGAATGCTCGTTTCTTCTTCCATCTCTTGCGAACAACCATTGTCCAACCTTCTTCCTCATCCTCGTTGACCTTTTATCATCGTTTGAATTATAATGAGGTGCTTTTTGTGAGAGCTGAAATTGAACCGGTTCTAGAGAACCAAAATGGATGAGCGTGGTATTTGCCTCTTGCTTAGTATTTGGAGACAGGGAACTAGGGaacccacaagaaaatgtgacCAGGTTTGACTGAGCAACATCATTAAAATCCAAGTCGATTTTCCATTCCTTGGCTAGCTTCATGATGAGTTCTTTAAGAACAaagcatttttggattggatgaCTTATGATGCGATGATACCTACAATAGTTCGGGTCATCAACTTTTCTCATCTCTTCCGGTCGTTTGCATTCTGgcaattcaattaatttcaacttGAGCAGTTGTTCTAGCATTTCAGGCATATCGGCGTCTAGGAAAGGATAGACCTTTTGTTCCCATTCCTTAAGTGATGAGCGACGCGTCTCACGTTGTTGACCTCCTTCAGGCCTCTTTTCATTGGCCTtcacattttttgttgaaattttgattgGGGCAAGATTGACATTCATTGAGtctttgatattactttttgcattcctgtcatttttccttatttcccgtctttctttcctttcttcagGTACGGGAGGTTTCGTATTTCCATGGCTGGAAATACTTAATTCCATGTCATGCGCACGAGTTGccaactcttcaaatgttcgaGGCTTTACTccttgaaggatgtaaagaggtccccaatgcatgccttggatgcacatctcTATAGCAGATATTTCAGTAAGTCTATCCTTGCAGTCTAGACTCAAAGAACGCCACCGATTGATATAATCAATGACGGGCTCATCCTTCCACTGTTTAGTATTGGTAAGCTCCATCATGCTTACTGTGCATCGTGTGCTGTAGAATCGGTTGAGAAACTCCCTTTCAAGTTGTTCCCAGCTATCGATTGATTCAGGCTCTAAGtctgtataccaatcaaaggcattcTCCTTTAGTGAACGAACAAACTGCTTTACAAAGAGGCCTCCTTGAGTCCCTGCATTCTCGCAAGTTTCTACAAAGTGAGCAATGTGTTGCTTTGGGTTTCCTTTGCCATCGAATTGCAAGAACTTGGgaggttgatacccatttggcattctcatgttATCAATGCGCTTTGTATAGGGTTTGGAATATATGAGAGAACTTGTGGAAGAACCTCCATATTGTGCTCGAATTGTATTTGTAATCATATCCTGCAGTTGTTGGACAGATATCGAGGCCATTGAGGTGGAATGTCCATGTTGAGAAGTGCCTTCAccttcttttcctttatcaccctTGGCGTTTTCTCCTTTGAAGGTAAAGCCAGGTGGTTGCTCAGGGCCAAGACTTGATTCACCCGAATCTTGTACCTCCAGCTTATTCATTAGGGTTGCAATTTTGACATCCTTTTCTTGAAGTGCCTTTGTGAGAAGGATGACCCTTTGTTCCATTTcagccatcttttcttccatagtagaggtgttagtcatcatTACTAGCATGACCTCTATAGATGACGGGGAATATGATGAAACAGGATGAGTCAATGGTACTTCACTCCTTAAGTTTCTCATCACGGGtgaagagttgatagaaaaggtCTTTGTTGGGGATGATTCATTACTGGTCTCCAAATCTTTCGAGGCAGATGAATCTTTAGTGGTAGCTTTCCTATTTGCAAGAAAGTCCAAAGAGGTGACAGCAGGAGGTTGGCTTTCTTGGGTTGGTTGAGGTTGGAGTCGATCAAGAGCTTTGGACCGACTGCGAGTGATTGGGCCGACATACTCATCAGCACTGGAATCATCAACCACTAACTTTCGGACATTCTTGCTAGAGGCCATTGAAGCTAGTAGCAAAATGATGtcgaatttcttttcttttgaaggaggaagagatgagaggcagagagGTCCCACCGGGCGTGCCAGaatttgtaagcgactaaatttctagtttgaaataaatcaaacaagtaaaagaaaaaaagtttcacaaatgcgaatttgtattgatgattgtgtggtacaattctctggaattacaaaagagtgatcctctgattcgatctccttgcaaaacttattgattagatttgtggtaatgtggttttgacttgaacacaaaatatccttcaatttagttgagggatggatcgaagattgctggaacagaattacaatgaatctctggctatgagcttgtttagaaatcctttgttcttcgcgttcttcgtgttctttgtgcgttcttcgtcttcgaaggtttgtggtggaagttcttcggagctttagaggcttgaatccgttgagcttcaatgatttgtgatttgttgatgttttcggacacttttggcttgattcccgtgaactttaggatctaggcagatgatctggatgattctgcttcaaatgttctccgattttggggttgaagttcttgaagttcttgaaggctttgaggcttgatcttcacagagctttttcacttctggaTTCTGGGTCCtcctaaatgtctcaggaaggcttctatttataggagttttggggtgggtgagcgatGGCGGAGCTTGATtagtgacacatgtcacagcttgattggtctgcttaagtcatcgcttacacgtgcgaggttgcttgagtcatcgcttacacgtgcgctgatgcgtgattggttcttgcatgacacttggcaaatttctattggcttctgaatagtgatagcaaaacctagcaacAATACATGGTgctctgtaattggctgtattttgtggacttgataatgtgacgtgtcagcttgtgataggtcgggaattttccctttcTACAGTTGGTATGAAGTACTTCTACTTCCTTCATCACTTTCGTCCCTTGAAAACCTCCAAACATTGTGTTTAGACGGTGAGGTACAGAATGCAATCATAATTGGAGAACTGAAGAATTTGAAAGCTCTTAGCCTTTCATTGCCCGGTACTGAACGGTTACCAAAAGAGATAGGGCAGCTGACTCACCTTCAGTTACTAGATTTGAGAGGATGTTCCAAACTTAAATTTATTCCACCCAATGTGTTATTTAATCTGAAGACGTTAGAAGAATTATATTTGCCAGATAATGTTGATTGGGAGGTGGAAGCACAAAGCAGTGAAAGCAcagaaaaaattaatgcaatGGTCTCAGAGTTGGACCATTTGACTCACTTGACCAAGTTACATATATGTATTAAGAATGCAAAGATTCTTCCAAAAGCCAAGCTTTTTGAAAGGTTGGAAAGCTATAGAGTGGCCATAGGCAGTGCTTTGTTCTGGAATGAAACTTCAGAAACTTCACGAATTTTAAAGCTCAATATAATCTTGGAATCGGACTATGGGTATAAAGTATTATTGAGGAAATGTGaatctctctttttgggtaaaatgAAGGGTGTTAAAAATTATCTATATGAATTAGATTTGGAAGGTTTTCCATGTTTGAAGCATCTCAAGGTCGAGAACAATGATGAGATTCAGTATATTATCAAGTCTATGGGAGTTCGAGGTACTGTCTTTCCTATCTTGGAGTCAATTAAACTACAGTATGTGAACAATTTGGAACGAATAAGCTACATGCGAACAACGGAGTCTTTTTGTAACTTGAGAGTGGTAAAAGTGAGCAACTGTTGTCAGTTGGAATTTGTCTTCTCCTCATCTATGGTTGGATGCTTTTCACACCTGCAGGAAATGAATGTAGAAGATTGCGAGATAATGAGTGCAATAGTTGCGatagaaagagaagaagaaattgaggTCAATAGTGACGA
This genomic stretch from Quercus lobata isolate SW786 chromosome 3, ValleyOak3.0 Primary Assembly, whole genome shotgun sequence harbors:
- the LOC115980750 gene encoding uncharacterized protein LOC115980750, which translates into the protein MVSELDHLTHLTKLHICIKNAKILPKAKLFERLESYRVAIGSALFWNETSETSRILKLNIILESDYGYKVLLRKCESLFLGKMKGVKNYLYELDLEGFPCLKHLKVENNDEIQYIIKSMGVRGTVFPILESIKLQYVNNLERISYMRTTESFCNLRVVKVSNCCQLEFVFSSSMVGCFSHLQEMNVEDCEIMSAIVAIEREEEIEVNSDDNIMFANLQSLRLRNLLKLKGFLSVVDSLVLFNGKVVFPNLEELEIKCMDSMKMIWPDQLILDSFCKLENLTVSNFTNLTNILPPNMLRTLQNLKHLKIDSCGSIEEVFEIQRINNVEETHDIAATESLKLINLGKLKHVWSMDPQGIITFAKLRKIEIRGCSSLKIIFPTSVAKALCNLRS